Proteins from a genomic interval of Denticeps clupeoides chromosome 20, fDenClu1.1, whole genome shotgun sequence:
- the znf687b gene encoding zinc finger protein 687b: MGDMKTPDFDDLLAAFDIPDIDAKEAIQSARDDVEGHHGAGSGTLGKPGESETDGGANMRPPSPVTDPHVDPSIVSVIVKNRVRLEGGDGPASERETPDGASVGIGSRLSSRSPGLAPGEPLNHNGFGSTSGPPSLNQGQSNGEPWALCAPKAVPDAGGFVPGSAGPSKHTTVLFNKLKPLMSQGAGDPVGRARKMQLLQQQHMQQEAGAEEPEKQKGPTIPGRSSGMVSPFLPPPKALFPAPSSSSTLSHNPHHSVGSVSPQSFNGSLRLGASGYRRLDSEEEDSDAELGGPLVIQESPDSPTCMPPKLAHRVRSPAGGFESTSLPASASASSYPKPGDVPLTSPASPQAQQNWPQLPAQMGTSKGSPEEDLKQEHVIDERDSPESPEPEIPKSSATSSATKRSSSPVVASTLPSLCLREPKEEEEEMEVDKSDSKAQENRGTDNKKGDVPEDREKDAVDGGGATSVTGDGTAPVGPASSRPLKVRIKTIKTPTGSITRTVVASKGAGLAAGKNLDPSKSQPGARTVAVNRVRKTNAAGRKSSVPLPVSTLEASSAMIAAATKVQSKMAVSSKTKVSTTAVSITKTATLPVTSVVSGISVRPVASKTANGGAAVVQQPCKPASIVNSTGAVISRSQSSLVEAFNKILNSKNLLPSYRPDLSTPPPPEWGLPMPASGYRCLECGDTFALERSLVRHYDRRSLRIEVTCNHCAKRLAFFNKCSLLLHAREHKERGLVMQCSHLVMRPVTVEQMIGQLDATPIGVVSPSLSASTAPSQPPQPSASSSSSPLKGSPSPVTSPSQPGSTRRGPNSPQPVLPLACKKGEALQYNNFKCPECQAQFASKAELVGHFQQLRATPNSTCMLCTPPMMLPNWCSVSAHQRVHKHRAPHVCPECGGTAKQTSFQTHLEESCLHFARRIGYRCSSCQVVFGGLNSIKSHIQTAHCEVFHKCPNCPMAFKSAPSVQAHISTQHPTLTGAQAKMIYKCVMCDTVFTQKALLYMHFDTHLAKQKVHVFKCPDCTKLYVQKGSMMEHIKTVHRSLSVKQEASVPGSASSPTPTSTSTSSHPPPKTKAPGKTDPPEGEEWSEGQEEEEQQEEEGEEKEEEEENEGDDPPSSPEPGVMEWRCRECRTHYSEREDYISHMRKEHGKPMKKFPCRMCERSFSSANSLRRHVRVIHEGNKRVFHCQYCSEGKRTFSSRLILEKHIRVRHGIRGRQPADRQGPPNTRKRSAAAEGVGSSSEQDMEAPGEESPAKRTRAAAAAAAGDPQHGPEPQSSGASHQQDEDEGAFRCAPCGFTTEDWEEFQRHIPQHLASLPPGSLTSLQCQQCGACFASAGSLARHRFITHRVRDERRPSGGASAAASPPGSAPQASSPRSSPSSPRPGDDGGVSCRVCGLSFDKLSNLNTHFRTHGMAFIAAHKTDKPA; this comes from the exons ATGGGGGACATGAAAACCCCCGATTTTGATGACTTGCTGGCTGCATTTGACATTCCTGACATCGATGCCAAAGAGGCAATTCAGTCTGCCCGTGATGACGTGGAGGGACATCATGGGGCAGGCAGTGGGACCCTGGGGAAACCAGGGGAGAGTGAGACTGATGGTGGTGCTAATATGAGACCCCCAAGTCCAGTCACGGATCCTCATGTTGATCCTTCAATTGTCAGCGTAATTGTGAAAAACCGGGTTCGCCTTGAAGGAGGCGATGGGCCGGCTTCAGAACGAGAGACTCCAGATGGGGCCAGCGTTGGAATTGGGTCCCGGCTTAGCTCAAGGAGCCCGGGTCTGGCCCCAGGTGAACCCCTTAATCACAATGGATTTGGCTCCACGAGCGGACCGCCATCTCTGAATCAAGGCCAGTCCAACGGGGAACCGTGGGCACTGTGCGCTCCCAAGGCAGTCCCTGACGCCGGGGGGTTCGTCCCCGGCTCAGCCGGCCCTTCCAAACACACCACTGTTCTGTTCAACAAGCTGAAACCACTGATGTCTCAGGGAGCTGGAGATCCTGTGGGAAGAGCTCGGAAGATGCAGCTGTTGCAGCAGCAACACATGCAACAAGAAGCAGGAGCGGAGGAACCGGAGAAGCAGAAAGGACCCACCATTCCTGGAAGGTCAAGCGGGATGGTGTCTCCTTTTTTACCCCCTCCAAAGGCTTTGTTTCCCGCTCCAAGCTCGTCTTCCACTTTATCCCACAACCCCCATCATTCAGTGGGGTCTGTGTCGCCTCAGTCGTTTAACGGTAGTTTAAGGCTGGGGGCTTCCGGGTACAGACGTTTGGATTCAGAAGAGGAGGACTCGGATGCAGAACTCGGAGGTCCGTTAGTGATCCAAGAAAGCCCGGACTCTCCAACTTGCATGCCACCCAAACTCGCCCATCGCGTGAGATCTCCGGCGGGGGGGTTCGAATCCACTTCCCTCCCAGCGTCCGCCTCTGCCTCATCCTACCCAAAACCAGGCGACGTACCCCTGACTTCGCCCGCTTCCCCACAGGCTCAGCAGAATTGGCCTCAACTACCTGCTCAGATGGGAACAAGCAAAGGATCTCCAGAAGAGGACCTCAAACAGGAGCACGTCATTGACGAGAGGGATTCCCCTGAAAGCCCTGAGCCAGAGATCCCCAAATCCAGCGCAACATCATCAGCTACCAAGAGGAGCTCCAGTCCCGTAGTGGCCTCGACCTTACCAAGCTTATGTCTCAGGGAACctaaggaagaggaggaggagatggaagtGGACAAGTCTGATAGCAAGGCACAGGAAAACAGAGGGACCGACAATAAGAAGGGAGACGTCCCGGAGGACCGTGAGAAAGACGCCGTGGATGGTGGTGGTGCGACATCTGTAACAGGTGACGGCACTGCTCCTGTCGGTCCTGCATCATCAAGACCCCTCAAAGTTCGGATAAAGACCATCAAAACTCCCACCGGAAGCATTACCAGAACCGTGGTGGCATCGAAAGGAGCTGGATTGGCTGCGGGCAAAAATCTAGACCCGTCCAAGTCCCAGCCGGGTGCCAGAACGGTTGCCGTCAACAGAGTCCGAAAGACCAACGCCGCCGGAAGGAAGAGCTCCGTACCGCTGCCCGTGTCAACGTTGGAAGCGAGCAGTGCCATGATTGCTGCCGCAACCAAGGTGCAGAGCAAGATGGCGGTTTCGTCCAAGACCAAGGTTTCCACGACAGCGGTCAGCATTACCAAGACCGCAACCTTGCCCGTAACCTCAGTCGTCAGCGGGATCAGCGTACGCCCGGTGGCCTCGAAAACCGCCAACGGGGGGGCGGCGGTCGTCCAGCAGCCATGCAAGCCGGCTTCGATCGTCAACAGCACGGGCGCGGTGATCTCCCGCAGCCAGTCCAGCCTCGTCGAGGCCTTCAACAAGATCCTCAACAGCAAGAACCTGCTGCCCAGCTACCGGCCCGACCTCTCCACGCCGCCGCCCCCGGAGTGGGGTCTTCCCATGCCGGCCTCGGGATACCGCTGCCTGGAGTGCGGGGACACGTTCGCTCTGGAGCGCAGCCTGGTGCGCCACTACGACCGCCGGTCGCTCCGCATCGAGGTGACGTGCAACCACTGCGCCAAGCGGCTGGCCTTCTTCAACAAGTGCAGCCTGCTGCTGCACGCCCGGGAGCACAAGGAGCGAGGCCTGGTCATGCAGTGCTCCCACCTCGTCATGAGGCCGGTGACCGTGGAGCAGATGATCGGCCAGCTGGACGCCACTCCCATCG GCGTCGTCTCCCCGTCCCTGTCGGCCTCTACCGCGCCCTCGCAGCCCCCGCAGCCATCTGCCTCGTCCTCCTCCAGTCCCCTGAAAGGGTCCCCGTCCCCGGTCACGAGCCCGTCGCAGCCCGGCTCGACCCGGCGAGGGCCCAACAGCCCTCAGCCGGTGTTGCCGCTGGCCTGCAAGAAGGGCGAGGCATTGCAGTACAACAACTTCAAGTGCCCCGAGTGCCAGGCGCAATTTGCCAGCAAGGCTGAGCTCGTGGGCCATTTCCAGCAGCTCCGAGCCACGCCCAATTCA ACCTGTATGCTGTGCACTCCTCCCATGATGCTGCCTAACTGGTGTAGCGTGTCTGCCCACCAACGCGTACACAAGCACCGCGCGCCCCACGTGTGCCCGGAGTGTGGGGGCACGGCCAAGCAGACCAGTTTTCAGACGCATCTGGAGGAGTCTTGTCTTCACTTCGCCCGACGCATCGGCTACAG GTGCTCCAGCTGCCAGGTGGTCTTCGGAGGCCTGAACTCGATCAAGTCACACATCCAGACGGCCCACTGTGAGGTGTTCCACAAGTGCCCCAACTGCCCCATGGCCTTTAAATCTGCCCCAAGTGTGCAGGCCCACATCAGTACCCAACACCCCACCCTTACCGGAGCGCAGGCCAA GATGATCTACAAATGCGTCATGTGTGACACGGTGTTTACCCAGAAAGCCCTGCTGTACATGCATTTTGATACTCACCTGGCCAAGCAGAAGGTGCATGTGTTCAAGTGTCCTGACTGCACCAAACTCTACGTGCAGAAAGGTTCTATGATGGAACACATCAAG ACTGTGCACAGGAGCCTGTCCGTCAAGCAAGAAGCATCTGTTCCTGGCTCCGCCTCCAGCCCCACCCCTACCTCTACCTCCACCTCCAGTCACCCTCCGCCCAAAACCAAGGCACCCGGGAAAACAGACCCTCCGGAAGGAGAGGAGTGGAGCGAggggcaggaggaggaagagcagcaagaggaagaaggggaggagaaggaggaagaggaggagaacgaAGGAGACGACCCGCCGAGCTCACCGGAGCCGGGGGTGATGGAGTGGAGGTGCCGGGAGTGTCGCACACATTACAGCGAGCGAGAGGACTACATATCTCACATGAGGAAAGAGCATGGCAAG CCCATGAAGAAGTTCCCGTGCCGGATGTGCGAGCGTTCCTTCAGCTCAGCCAACAGCCTTCGCCGCCATGTTCGCGTCATCCACGAGGGCAATAAGAGAGTCTTCCACTGCCA GTACTGCTCTGAGGGCAAGCGCACCTTCAGCAGCCGGCTCATCCTGGAGAAACACATCCGGGTCAGACACGGGATCCGGGGAAGACAGCCGGCCGATCGGCAG GGTCCTCCTAACACCAGGAAGCGTTCCGCTGCGGCTGAAGGCGTGGGCAGCTCTTCTGAGCAGGACATGGAGGCACCGGGTGAAGAGAGCCCGGCGAAGAGGACGCGCGCagccgcggcggcggccgccGGGGACCCCCAGCACGGCCCCGAACCCCAGAGCAGCGGCGCGTCCCACCAGCAGGACGAGGACGAGGGCGCGTTCCGCTGCGCGCCGTGCGGCTTCACCACCGAGgactgggaggagttccagcgCCACATCCCCCAGCACCTGGCCTCGCTGCCCCCCGGCTCGCTGACCTCCCTGCAGTGCCAGCAGTGCGGCGCGTGCTTCGCCTCCGCCGGCTCGCTGGCGCGCCACCGCTTCATCACGCACCGCGTGCGGGACGAGCGCCGCCCCTCCGGCGGAGCCTCGGCGGCCGCGTCCCCTCCGGGCTCCGCGCCGCAGGCTTCCTCGCCCCGGAGCTCGCCCTCATCGCCGCGGCCGGGGGACGACGGCGGGGTGAGCTGCCGCGTGTGCGGCCTGAGCTTTGACAAGCTATCGAACCTCAACACGCACTTCCGCACCCACGGCATGGCCTTCATCGCGGCACACAAGACCGACAAACCTGCGTAA
- the hax1 gene encoding HCLS1-associated protein X-1 has protein sequence MSVFDLFRGFFGLPGGYYRGDGPRDPLFSGLTHDEEEDDDDEVEGFQFGMSDGFREQDPFDDRLRFGFSFGPGGTRFHEPRVFGEIFREMEEIFSGLGHWEEQHGRFGIPSIGLPTVPESPESRAGGWGGNSLRDFMLKSPDSLPSIPPPSSAPSGVPRGDDTGPHVPNSPFHHWRPFSKFHDLWKEERLKEQQQCREDGDLDSQVSSGGLDKIFTPPSSQPRTRSFFQSVTVTKVVKPDGTIEERRTVRDGQGKEESTVTRSGPQDSTGPFIPDASGPRTDLQDGFSLFHRFFGGFRG, from the exons GGACCCTCTCTTCAGTGGCCTGACTcatgatgaagaggaagatgatgatgacgaaGTGGAGGGTTTTCAGTTTGGGATGAGTGATGGATTCCGGGAACAGGACCCTTTCGATGATCGTTTAAGGTTTGGCTTCAGCTTTGGCCCCGGCGGAACGCGCTTCCATGAGCCTCGCGTGTTTGGAGAGATTTtcagggaaatggaggagatcTTCTCTGGGCTGGGCCACTGGGAGGAACAGCATGGACGTTTTG GAATCCCTAGCATTGGACTACCCACCGTCCCAGAGAGTCCAGAGTCTAGAGCAGGAGGGTGGGGCGGAAATTCCCTACGAGACTTCATGCTCAAGTCTCCAGATAGCTTGCCTTCCATACCTCCTCCATCATCAGCACCTTCAGGGGTTCCCAGAGGTGATGACACAGGTCCTCATGTCCCTAATTCCCCTTTCCATCACTGGAGACCATTTTCCAAG TTTCATGACCTTTGGAAAGAAGAAAGGTTAAAGGAACAGCAGCAGTGCAGGGAAGATGGAG ATCTGGATTCACAGgtctcctctggtggacttgacaAAATTTTTACCCCACCCTCCTCTCAGCCACGGACTCGTTCGTTCTTTCAGTCTGTCACAGTCACTAAAGTGGTGAAGCCAGATGGG ACTATAGAGGAGCGGCGTACAGTAAGGGACGGGCAAGGGAAAGAGGAGAGCACCGTGACCCGGTCTGGCCCACAGGACTCCACTGGGCCTTTTATACCTG ACGCATCTGGGCCCAGGACAGACCTACAGGACGGTTTCTCCTTGTTCCACCGTTTTTTTGGAGGCTTCAGAGGCTGA